One genomic window of Coffea eugenioides isolate CCC68of chromosome 1, Ceug_1.0, whole genome shotgun sequence includes the following:
- the LOC113774440 gene encoding zinc finger CCCH domain-containing protein 42-like, whose amino-acid sequence MAPEVVVVGDGGGGRVGIVEEEESQREGNFFYRAANTGWGHEEDRRSRWGNDKFEVSTRNGKQSGVSDRVLESANQEGRGDRGLEKRLDTKETDMRHRDDGNDLRDRESRRHDVESNWGEDRNRRDEKRSRKYEDESYKIEDRDSRGKDRRLTHDKGVSLSCPRNSEDDHGHRSHR is encoded by the exons atggcgccggaggtggtggtggtcgGCGATGGAGGTGGTGGACGGGTCGGGATagtggaggaagaagaaagccaaagggaagggaattttttttat AGAGCTGCAAACACGGGTTGGGGTCACGAGGAGGATAGGCGTTCAAGATGGGGTAATGACAAGTTCGAGGTTTCTACAAGGAATGGAAAACAATCTGGTGTGTCAGACCGTGTTCTGGAATCTGCTAATCAGGAAGGGCGTGG AGATAGGGGACTTGAGAAGAGATTGGACACAAAGGAGACGGATATGAGGCATAGGGATGACGGGAATGACTTGCGTGATAGAGAGTCAAGGAGGCATGATGTTGAATCAAACTGGGGAGAAGATCGTAATAGGAGAGATGAGAAAAGATCAAGAAAGTATGAAGATGAATCTTACAAAATCGAAGATAGAGATAGTAGAGGGAAAGACAGAAGGTTGACTCATGATAAGGGAGTCTCCCTAAGCTGTCCAAGAAATTCTGAAGATGATCATGGGCATAGGTCTCACAGGTAG